The DNA sequence gttgatttttgattaattaattccCTGAAACCTAAAGCCAAACAGGGATCAACGCATTAGTAAATTATTATGCTATTAGTAAAagcttctctttttttttaacaaaagaaGGTTAATAAAGTACATGTTCATTACATTAATAATGCAGGACCCAGCAGGTATTACCAAGCCCTCTGCAGGGAGTATATATCCTCGTTCTGgcgaatgaatttttatcttttttttttttttaaataactcaaataattttgtataagttaaaatatgaagtgaaagaaaattattactTGATCTTCCTAAGAGAAAGATGATGATGAGAGTTGATTTGGATGGAATACATTCTGCATTATTCTATTTCATTTGATGCCTACTTTAAGCTATACAAACTATTAAAAGGAATATCAATTCCGTTACATTTCTTATTTGTCCCTCATATCTCAAACATTACGGGTAAATCAAAATTAACTTCCTAAGCTACAACTGATCTGTGATTGTGAAGTTTTCAGTGAGAAGACAGAGAGCCTCGTGATACACCAAACTTGTTGATCAATCTTGTAACAAAACCAGTTATCCAACCAACCTGAAAGGCATaagaacatttttattttaaaatataaagtacaTTGAGAATAAAGCAAAAAGAACATTGACAAGTGTTTGATTATACTTTTCCTAAAATGTGATTATAGCCATGTGAATAAGTGCTTGTTTGGTTCGATTTTTTTCTCCAATGTTTGTTCTGACATGAACCATGACTTCTCACTGTCAATTACTGTTATTAAAGGTTTAGGATAATTAGTATTCCACCATTTTCATAACCGATGTCAATTTGCAGGATCTCCGCATGCACCTTCGATTTCCTTTTAAACATAGCGCATGAATTTCTGTAATATCTTCCTTTTCTatcttttcaaaagtttgaAGAATCTTGGGTCTTAAATTTGccgataaaaaataatataaataaataaataaattgttaaatatcACCGAGTCGAATACTGACACAGCATATATTTCGGAGCAAAACAGTACTCACCTGAATTCTTTGACGTCTGTTTCCTCTGCCATTCCCAGGAACCTTTTCTGACAATCTGAACTCTTCATGCTCCCTCTGCCAGcacaaaattgaattgaatacaccaaatttaaaatttatggttGTTTATATTTAAGATGATAACTGCAGAGAAGGCAGAGAACGCACCGTGCACGTTAACGGAGTGGTAGGAGAATCCACCGTAGAAGCTGAATGAGTTTGTTGTTGTGGAGGAAGAAAAGTTCAGCATGATATTACATATTAGACTTAAGAGAGAATTGAGATATATTTTGGAGATACCTACCAGGGACGTCAAACTTGGTGCAATGGCCGCATTGAAGGCAAAACACAAAGCTAACATTTTTCAAGTATTGAGTTCCATTCGTATTAATAAAACAATCTCTTACAACAAATTTGATATCTTGCGTTCTGTTCCAGAGTCTAGAAGAACGCATGTGTTAGAAAATGTTGAAGGAAACGCAAACATAACGAGGAATTAAGGACACACATACCTGTAAGCAAGTACAAAATTTAGAGAAGTTACCAGGATTATTGCTACCATTGCTTAGTTTGTGAGGAGAGGAACAAGAAGAAGGACCTTAGGAACATGGGGTAAGATAAGATAAGAACGCATAATTAATTTCGTTTTTGTGTTTGTGAATCTCTTTTTATCAACTTTGTAAGAATATATGCCTTTGCATTCAAAGTAAGTCCCTGTGGTTGCTACACACTACACTAGCATATGCTAGCAAATCCTTAATTcagaaaaacttaaatttaatattttaaaatttatattagacaAATATGATTACTGGAAATGCCGGTTAATTTGAACGATTTTAGTTTATAttggataattaaaaaaaacctattttagttttgaataaataaattaaatacactTACGTGCGTGtgaattcaataattattttcataacggAGTGTAGTTTTATATAgcttattacaaaattttaacaaaaaatcagcatatcaaaaataaattaaaaatctaaatattaaatatcacttttttttGGCAGGATATCTATAAAATCATAGTATTTTTATTCACATCtaatcattattatatattttattcaactttatttacttatattatttgtttattcgaATCAAATCGagattttcttgaaatttattcaAGTACAATCAGataagtttttttcttctctcaaaCCTACTAGATAGGTTGGGCCAAACACCAAAGAAAAgaacatacaaaataaaattgaaaagaaaataaatcaagGAATAAAATGACAACattcaaagtaaaattaaaattgaaaagaaaacaaattagaGAAAGAAACGAGGAAGGATACTTTATTTAAGGTTTTCCAACTATAAGAAAAGaacttaaagaaaataatatcataaataaaatttcataggGGTGTatcatatattttcttacaaagAATTATTCCATTCaattttaagaatgaaaaatatatgaaaaaaccCGTATATACAGTGAGTAGAAGCATTCAAaaatcttttaaagaactattCAAGGAAGTAAAACTATACAACAATTATTTACacattataaatataagaacatTTGCTCGTTTCATGAATTGTGGTAATTCTTTAATCTtcaaataattttgattaaatatgtaaaatgaaaatgatgtgATAATAGATTCAACATTTTTTACATGAGCACCTAATGAAGATATCTGGATGGAATCACACTCTTCTGCTGTAATTTATTATGCAATGGTCAATATAAGAATAGGCATGAAAATGGGATAGGACAAATATAAGTACTATATGTGCTATTTGGTTTGCCTAAAAGAATTTGTCCTAACtcatgaaaaaatatttgtgaattgTTTAAATACTCATAAGTATCTTAGATACATgtgaatttatttattgttaaataaaaatatttcttaataaaaatggatacaaaattaattttaaggtATAATTCAagtacaattttataataaaatactagtgtaaataaatttaatattaaaaaagaaaacctcgattataaaatataagttcaaaaattaattcttttgaaaacaatttcaattttatatgttcaaataaaagtatacatataaaaaataatttttaaacaattcttcaattattaatattcttttactaacaactttattttgatactacttttttaaaagtatatatctaaataaaattcattaaaaataataaacagaTAGTAAATACATGTGGATCGATACTacgataataatttttttcataaattggtcattaaaatACTGTAACTTATCCATGATATTCATTAAATATGCCAATTCAGTATCAATTATGGATTTTACCCACAAATATATACCTTccgtaaatttttttttttttttatccacaaCCATATGAGCACGTCTGCACAAGGACAAAACgagaaagaaagtttaactACCGTAGAACAGATAATTTACCAAACTGGTATGCTTTTTTAGCAAAATTTActgatatacatatatatatatatatatatatatatatatatatatatatatatatatatatatatatatatatatatataaattataaaaatggatAAGTTGTATTTAAGAAATACagactttaaaaataaaatcatgttcGTACATAACGACTTCCAAAAAATTTTATACAGAAATTGTgcagaaaatatatttttttcctccttaaaataaattcaacacTTTCGTGCCACTTTTCATTACctggagagaaagaaaaaatctataaattcaacactttttattatttttctccgCTTTCCTTTTCTACCAATCATATATTCCTCTTTTCTTCACCTTTCCTTTTCTTCCGATTCTGAATTTTCTTGCAACTTAGACGGTTAAATTCTTGTGGTATCACGCAACTttgtatgaattttttattctcCTCTATCACATTGCAACGCTAGTGCTTCACTCACTCTGTGGACAGGGCGGTCCTTTGAAGAGATCGTGGGGCTCtcccaatatttttttaatttatatatattttaaaattatatttatatattattttattgtttatattaatttagtttaaaaaaatttagaaatttgaaaattatgtttttttattaatttttatttggcttttcttttttctgtaactcttttcttacatattttttctatttaaatttttatctccgatctctctttattttcaaaattaaattacgGCAAGACAAAATTAAGGAGAGAGTTAAGAAATAGTTTAGACCAAACAATTTCTTATTTTGTGTAGATtgattttttatccttttttgttCGAAGCAATACCTCTTGTATGTGACTTTTCTACATTATAGGCAGATTTCTATTTGTTACagataataaaatcatgatCTAATTATTGATCGAACTCTTCTTTATGTAGATGAAGTTATTTTAgactttgaagttgtgtaaggaaATATCTATTGtaaggaaaaaataatattatgaatctATTAAAGGTAAAGGAACCTAatcatttgaaaattattaattttcttaaaatattgagttttgGTTTTGAGATTTAAGTTGgggtatttataattttttcttttcctaaacAGGTAAGAGGTGACAGAttcatattagaaaaattatggtaaaaagtaaaaaagttattttttttttcacaaggaagacttgtgatgaagatgaaaaaaatgtatgtacGTCAACTAAACTTAAGAAACTTTATGAGAATCtaagaattgaagaaaatgaaaaaaaaaaaaaaacctctcTAAAGTTtctagagttacatataatgaatttgaaaattctttaGAACGTGATTCATGATTCGGAAAAGCGTCctcaaatttggcaataccTACCAAATCAAATCGACGAGCTATGAACGGCTTATATAAGATGGAGTCCATATAATGACTTTTTCAGTTTCTATAACTACAACTGAAAGATATTTTCcacaatgaaaataatcaagaacagGTTGAGAAATAAGATAGAGGTTGAATCCTTAACAAGTagtatgataatctatattgaaaGGGATATTGCAACAAGTTTtagttctgattcaattattgaagattttaagtcattAAAATAGCGTGTATGTTTGTTTTGAGTAGAGAGAATGATGAGAAGAaatgaaaactattttttttttaaatttttgtcgAAATGGGAACAATGTTTTTGACAAAGTAATAAAGATTTACGTATTTAGTGCCaccactattattattatttaagatcTATCACgaatacaaaaattatacaccattattaattttttattatttaagatttataatCAATAACAGGTAAGGTATGAACAggaataacaaaattatttgtatatgtggatatatatatatagataaatttGCAACATATGGTTAGTATTTGAACATATTTTAACATTCGTCTATATATGGGTCGGACGTAGgtatcatattattcatattcaCAATATGTACCTACGTGTATTTATTATAcgtacaaaattaaaattaaatattaatttatattttattaagttaaatttaattataattaaaatttaatttatatttaatttaaactatattatatattatatttattttgtaattttatttttaaaatttataaaaaaatttaaatatttgtggatTTATACGGATACTCACAAAATGGATATTCGACCGATCACATACGGGTAACaagttagttttttattttgtaggtcAAGTAACGAGTAGGCACTATCCTATTCAGTTCAACCAGTTATCGTTCCTAAATACAAACTTCTTTAATGTCCTTTACAAATTGACAAATTTTAGGTGTGTTGATTATGACAAAGTGTATGTTTCAATATATGATAGAAAAAAGGTTTAATTCCTCGGATAATCTTTGTTTTCgcttaaaagtttaaatttggTGTCTCAAATTTTAAGTCGTCCCAATTGAGTCTTAATTTTCTGTTAGGATATCATTGACGATGTTAACTGTGTGCACGTGTCAGCTTGTGggttttttgacttttttttattttattttttacttttttttccaaaaaaaaaataattgacacATGTCAAATTAGGATTCTACCATGTGTTAGCTTgtggtttttttatatttttatattttagttttattttatatatttttttaatttaaaaaaaattgtcatatgTCAAATTATAGttatgccacatgtcaattatttgtgtgaaaaatctcaatttgatctatgtatttattattttgtttcaatttagtcctaatttatttataaactagaataattgttataaaactattttaaaattttacatttgaatttataaagttgtctataaattattaaaacaaattttaaagaaagttcaatgcaaaatttaaatttaaataaacttaatttggttaaaaattaaaaatatcattataatatttatataagagTTAAACTTGGTCTCAATTTGGGATGAATGAAATTACTttagtttaaaaagaaattaagactaaattacaataactaaattgaaatttttcacATCAACAATTGATACATGGAAGAACTACAATTTGACatgtacaatttaaaaaaataataaaaaaatcacaagttGACACGTGACAGAACCCTAATTTTATGAATGTCAAAATGGGACAGTCTGGTCCGTTTTGGCCCGACCCGATTCTGTCCCACTTAAGACAGATTGGGCTGGACTGGtccataaaaaaatggattggatcattcaACCCGGTCCGTGAACTAACAGGCTGGCCCATCaactttgactttttttttttcagattacGAATTGAGGCTCAAattaactttgaatatttttttccaattttcaaCTTACGAATAACAATATAAAGACATCTTTTGTTACCGAATAACTAATTGAAATGTTTGGGAAATTATAGAGGAACAAAGTTACACTTGGGATGAGTGCAGAGGACACATAAAACCTTGTTTGGGAAATAACCTTCAATCTATGAGAACCAAGAGGACACATAAAACCAAGAGAACACAAAAACATGGATGTGAGCTTCGTTCCAGGTAGATTGGGCTATTAAAAAGCCTCATACTTTTTGCATTCCAAGTacattaacaaattaacaatgAGTGCAGAGCTTTCTGTTTTCCAATTGCACAACTCACCCACTTCACGCGAGCAGCCACACAACTCACTCACTTCATGTTTCTTTCTGATTTCCAATTgcatctatttttctttaagtAATGGCGGGCTGCGGGCTTGCCCACCTTTGACAGGTTGCATTTGTTGTCCCGGCCCATTTAACTTTTTGGGGGTTGACGGACTGGTTCTTCGAACCTCATCCTTTTTTACGTTCTTACCAAacgtgttaattattttttaaaaaaaaattaaagtttttttaaaaattaaaaaaatataagctGACATGACACATAATTAAGTCGATAGTGATGtcttaacaaaaataactaaattaaaacaaatttttaaaaatagaatctAATTATGATGACTTAAAATATGaggatttaattaaaaatttttaacaaaaatgaagaTTTTTCGAGAGGTTAAACCTAAAGAAAACTAATTAGTGTTTtaagattataaataaaaatgatgggaaatataattattcattaaaaacatgataattagTGTTTCATATGCTtctaaaaaaatcttattttaattttttaagaaaattttcaattaaatttaaataaatttaaattaagttaatcATGATGTAAAAGCTTATAATAATAACGCTAGCtcatataaactagtaaaaaatctttcatataatttctaaaaaaaataacttatgcatatttaatttcttttatttatttattattgacaTGCTAATATGAGAATAGTACAATAGGTTGGGAATAGTAACACAAAGTACTATTCTATCTTTTCTGTTGTATTTCAGTGGTGTATCTTTCTTCAACTTACATTTTGTGGGTGTATTTTTCTTAGTCATTGAAAGTTTATACTTCATTGCTAAACGTCTTAGGATCTGGCTAGTTTTGATGGTGATTTAAAGTTAGTTGGTTAACCCCATCACGGTATGAAATAGTAACATCAAtagtgtttttatttgttttgatacCTTTGAAACATCACCTAATTCAGAATTAAACTTTCTGAGGGtgtatttatacaaaaaaaaaaaaactaaatttaggttgtataattcataatatgaatttttatttttaaatagaacaTTATCAAATGGTAAAATTAGTGTTCCAAGTTACCTATTATGGAAGTCTTTCATATCAAAATTTTCGTAACGTGTATTTTCTACATTATTTTGAAACACATAATTCAGAACATGTTATATCTATACCAAATTGTTTAatctaaaatatgaaataatatgtactctataaattgtatttttaaacaCAATATTTGATTCCTGGACTATCTGATCCAAATTGTGAAAATATGTATTTCGTTTTAGACATTCTGGAAACAAACAATGTATGTTTACTAAAAAGATTTGGATTTATAGATGgataaaatttattggtaaacACAAAAATCTGTCCATAAAGCAAAAtatcatcaataaaaaaaattcgttaataattattaacatattttttttatcagtaatatcgtgattttagtatttttctttttctttttctttatttttattattttttatcatatttcttttctctttctatttcGTCATCTATTGTTACCTAATTTCGTCATCATCATTTGTTACTGCTGTGTCGTCTACCTTGGTCTCTTTCTTCTCCTCTTTTCATTCGCTGTCTTGTCGTTGTGTATTATATCttctttatttgtttcttttttcttttctttttttttctttttttattattatcttggtttaattatgtctttcgTTTCTATTTTAgagtaaaaattttaaaatggtacccaaatttttaaaagtctcaaaatggtccccttttttgttg is a window from the Vigna unguiculata cultivar IT97K-499-35 chromosome 7, ASM411807v1, whole genome shotgun sequence genome containing:
- the LOC114192829 gene encoding uncharacterized protein LOC114192829 — protein: MVAIILVTSLNFVLAYRLWNRTQDIKFVVRDCFINTNGTQYLKNVSFVFCLQCGHCTKFDVPASTVDSPTTPLTCTREHEEFRLSEKVPGNGRGNRRQRIQVGWITGFVTRLINKFGVSRGSLSSH